A genomic segment from Saimiri boliviensis isolate mSaiBol1 chromosome 14, mSaiBol1.pri, whole genome shotgun sequence encodes:
- the SYT2 gene encoding synaptotagmin-2 — MRNIFKRNQEPIVAPATTTATMPIGPVDNSNATESGGAGESQEDMFAKLKEKFFNEINKIPLPPWALIAIAVVAGLLLLTCCFCICKKCCCKKKKNKKEKGKGMKNAMNMKDMKGGQDDDDAETGLTEGEGEGEEEKEPENLGKLQFSLDYDFQANQLTVGVLQAAELPALDMGGTSDPYVKVFLLPDKKKKYETKVHRKTLNPAFNETFTFKVPYQELGGKTLVMAIYDFDRFSKHDIIGEVKVPMNTVDLGQPIEEWRDLQGGEKEEPEKLGDICTSLRYVPTAGKLTVCILEAKNLKKMDVGGLSDPYVKIHLMQNGKRLKKKKTTVKKKTLNPYFNESFSFEIPFEQIQKVQVVVTVLDYDKLGKNEAIGKIFVGSNATGTELRHWSDMLANPRRPIAQWHSLKPEEEVDALLGKNK; from the exons ATGAGGAACATTTTCAAGAGGAACCAGGAGCCCATTGTGGCTCctgccaccaccaccgccacgATGCCCATTGGACCCGTGGACAACTCCAACGCCACTGAGAGCGGGGGTGCTGGGGAGAGCCAGGAGGACATGTTTGCCAAACTGAAGGAGAAGTTTTTCAATGAGATCAACAAGATTCCCT TACCCCCCTGGGCCCTGATCGCCATTGCTGTGGTTGCTGGGCTCTTGCTCCTTACCTGCTGCTTCTGCATCTGCAAGAAGTGCTGCtgcaagaagaagaagaacaagaaggagAAGGGCAAAGGCATGAAGAACGCCATGAACATGAAGGACATGAAAGGGGGTCAG GATGACGACGATGCAGAGACAGGCCTGactgagggggaaggggaaggagaggaggagaaagagccaGAGAACCTGGGCAAACTGCAGTTTTCCCTGGACTATGATTTCCAGGCTAATCAG CTTACTGTGGGCGTTCTGCAGGCTGCTGAACTGCCTGCCCTGGACATGGGAGGCACCTCAGACCCTTACGTCAAGGTCTTCCTCCTTCcagacaagaagaagaaatatgagACCAAAGTCCATCGGAAGACATTGAACCCTGCCTTCAATGAAACCTTCACCTTCAAG GTGCCATACCAGGAGCTCGGGGGCAAAACTCTGGTGATGGCCATCTACGACTTTGACCGCTTCTCCAAACATGACATCATTGGAGAGGTCAAGGTGCCTATGAACACAGTGGACCTTGGCCAGCCCATCGAGGAGTGGAGAGACCTGCAaggtggggagaaggaggag CCAGAGAAGCTGGGCGACATCTGCACCTCCCTGCGCTACGTGCCCACGGCTGGGAAGCTCACCGTCTGCATCCTGGAGGCCAAGAACCTCAAGAAGATGGACGTGGGTGGCCTTTCAG ACCCCTATGTGAAGATCCACCTGATGCAGAATGGCAAGCGGctcaagaagaagaagacaaCCGTGAAGAAGAAGACCCTGAACCCGTACTTCAACGAGTCCTTCAGCTTCGAGATCCCCTTTGAGCAGATTCAG AAAGTCCAGGTAGTGGTCACTGTGCTGGACTATGACAAGCTGGGTAAGAACGAAGCCATAGGTAAGATCTTCGTGGGCAGCAATGCCACGGGCACAGAGCTGCGGCACTGGTCCGACATGCTGGCCAACCCCCGGAGGCCCATCGCCCAGTGGCACTCGCTCAAGCCTGAGGAGGAGGTGGATGCACTCCTGGGCAAGAACAAGTAG